DNA sequence from the Halogranum gelatinilyticum genome:
CGGTCTTCCATCGAGGTTGGACCGCCGCTCGCGACACCGACGAGGGAGGAGAGTGATGCAACAGACACTTGCTGGCTGTGCCTTCTGCGATGCGGTTCCCGGTACAGACGTGGGAGAGGCACATACCTGGGGCAAAGACGAACGAGTCACACACCCGATCTGCGTCGACTGCGCGATCCAGTCGAATCCCGATCCCGACGAGCGTGACCACCACGCCTGCGATAGCTGTGGCCTCGTCGTCGATGCGCTTGCAGCCCTCACACGGTTCCGTGTCGAACTCGGCCACCTGGAAGGTCCACTACAGCTGTGTGCGAGATGTAGTCCCGATGGGCCCGCGACGTACTGGACGCGGGACCTAGGCGACCATCTCGTTAGTGAGCCTTGATACAGAGTCGTAGTCGGTCGTACGTGTCAGCGATGATTCGTGAGACCCTTATCCATCAGTACAGCCTACTCGCCCTACCGATGACCGACACAGAACGCGATTGTCACGGGTACACCCCGATGGACTACGACTCGGACAGCGAGGCAGACGAGGTGTACCAGCGGTGTCTGTCGTATCTGCTTGCACACGCGCCTATCGAGCCCGACGACGTCGTGCTTGACATCGGTACGGGTACCGGTATCGTCGCTTTCGAACTTGCGTCGAAGTGTGACCACGTGATAGGGCGGGATATCTACGACGAGTGGCCCCGGTACGCCCGTGAGAAGGCCGAGCAGCGTGGCATAGAGAACGTCTCGTTCAGCCACGGGTCGTTCCGTGAACCGAACGTTGACGAACCAGTGGACGTCGTCATCGCCAGCTATGCCCTCTACATGGCCTACGACGAAGGGGGCGAGGACGAATTACGCGCCGCCATCGGCGGTCTCGCGTCGCTGAATTCGCGGTGCATAGTGATCGCCGACAAGATGCGCTTCGCACCGGTGCAGTCCCCAAGCGATTACGAGACGTTACCACCGATGGGAACCGTCGCCGATCTCCTCGTGGATGCAGGCTTCACGATCACCGATATCGAGATCATCACTAAGTCGGTCGGTGTCATCATCGCCACCCGATAGTACCACGTCAGCAGCCTCCGTCGAAAACTCAGCCGTACGGAACTTCCGAGAGTTGAACGAATGACGTTCCATGAGTGTGTGCTGAACCTACCCTCTGTATGTTACACGCGACTTCTGACAGGGCTCAGCGAGGTTTCTGCGCTCGTGCTGAATACAGCGCGCGAGTCGGTAACTGACACAACGCACAGTATGAGAGAATCGAATTGCTCAGAGGAGGCGATTCACTGCATATTTGGTGGTTCAGAATCGTCTGAGAGGAAGATGCTGTCTTGGTTTGGGTCAAAATAAACTTCCAACGCTCGTAGTGCCCCAGCATAGGCAGAAATCATGACGAATGCGAATCCAACCAAGGCCGGAATTATGAGCTCAAGAACCATCGTCCGACCGACTTTATAGTGTTCTAACAAATAAGCACCGGTCAATTCACACGTCTCTACTGAACGGCTGTTTCGCAACCAACGGGGTGAAACGAATCGCAGTCGCGTGCTGAATACACCCTCTGTATGTGTCACGCACTTTCTGCCAAGGTCTGGAGGTTTCAACAGAGCCGTGTAGACTTGCTCACAGCGTAGTCACGGCCTCACTTCCTCCCCTCCGTGGTCAGATCGTCATTGAGTGACGTTCGACGCGCCCATCGGTTACCGCAACAGCGTCTTTCTCTTCCAGTCGTATCACGATCTCCTGTACGTCCGCTGTAGACCGATCAAGCTCCTGTTGCAGGTCAGCCACCGACTTCGGTTCGTCAAGCGCGTGCAGCATTTCGAGCTCTTCGTAGACGCGTTCGGTGATCTCCGCCACTGGGCCGTGCAACGGCGTCGTCACATTGTGTTGTTCGGTGAGATCGGTCAACGCTTCGTTGACGTACGTCACGAACAGCTCTTGCTCCAAGAGTTCGACCTGCGTCTCGAGTTCCGCTTCGACGACATCGAACTCGAGGCCGGTCTGCATCAACGAGAACATATCCTCGATATCGTCCACCCGACCGGCAACCGCTTTGAACAGGAAGATATCTTCTGGGCTCACGAGCTCGACCACGAGATTCCCAGGATCGAGATACCGTTCGCTCCGCTCACGGATGCCTGGAGACAGAATCAGCTTGCCGATTACCTGCTGGTTGAAAACGTCGATACGACACCCGTCATCGTTCTCGAAGATGCGCTGGGCACCGAGTTCTTCGTACTCTTCGTCCGGTTCCCGGACGATATCGTATCCCAACTCGAGGAGCACCGCTTGTAACTGGCTCAGATCGTCGCCGGAGGAAACGATGAGGTCGATATCTTTGGTCGTTTCCTTGAGTCCGCGAAAGGCCATCGACCCACCGCCAATCAAGAAGACAGTAAGTGGGTTGTCCAGCTGCTGGCCGATGCGCTCGAGTTCCGACCGGATGTATGAGCTATCGAACCGCCGCCTCATGGCGTCACCTCGTACTCGTCAGCCAGTTCCTGGAAGTCCTCCCACTCGGGAAGTCGGGACGTCCGCTGGGCACCGCTGGTGTCGAGATACGTGTAGAGGTCGTCGACGACGTCGTCGACGCCGTACTTGGTGGCTTGGGCTAGAAGTTCGCCGCGGTCGATGTCGACGTGACTGAGCAGGAGCAGGCAGTATGACTGCGTTCGTGGGCCGGAATCAATCACGAGCATGTGACAGCACAACATCTCCGGGGAGAGCTCGCTCGTCGCTTCCGAATAGAGGTAGTATCGACGATCACGTGCCAACAGCGGGAGACCGTATCGCTGGAATTGGTCTGGTCCTGTCGGAATGAAGTGTTCGTCGGTGATCTCAGTCGGTGTCTGGACAAGGAACTCGTCGAGGGACTCCCACAGAATCGTGTAGGTGTCGGTCTGTGCTTCGACAGTCTGACGGTGGACGTGATGGGCAAGCTCACGAGCGAATACGCTCAACTGTTCGAAGCCGTCGTTCAGTGCGTACGCCCCGTCGTCAGTTTGGTAGACGATTCCGCGATGCTGAAGCGGGGCAAGCGTACGGTGGACGGTACTTCGGTGGACGTCGGCGCGGCGTGCGAGTTCGGTCGCGGTCCGTGGGGTGTCGAGGTAGTAGCACACACGGAGGGCTGCCCCTGACAACAGCTCCGGCCAGTCGATGTGTGAATACTGCTGTGTGAGGTTCGTGAGTAACTCGAGGGCCTTTGCGTCCGACAGTCGAATCCGCTTTGTTTTCCCCTGTCGACGTGTCTCGACGAGGCCAGCCGTTTCGAGCCGCTCGACGAGTTCTGACGTGTAGCTGAGACTCCGATCGAGATTCGTTGCAAAGTCAGAGACCGTCTGCTCACCGTGGAGGGCTGTAAGGGCGCGAACCTCGCCTTCTGTGAGCATACTGTTGCATACTAGCGAACCAATATATAAATGAGTTCGGTATTTTGCAACACAGAGCGGACTCTGTCGAGGACGTGGGCATACCGAATGAAAGCCCTCGGCCGCTCGGCATCGGCTTTTCTATGATGTGAATGAAGCATAATCAACGCAGAGCTGAAGAAGAATCTGCTTGATTAAATGCAGACCGACAGATAGTATTTTCATGTCCTGTCCCACCGTTCTTGCATATGTATTGGAACGAAGAGGAGGTCAAGGACTACATTCGCTATCCCAGCGAAGGCAGCGCAGAGGAGCTTGCTTCTGAGATTTATTTCATTGCCCAGAATGAGCTTGACCAAGATGAAGTGATGGCGGAGCTCGTCAACGAGCTTGAAGAGAACGGATACGACTATGCACCTCTCAGGCCATACCGTTCACTCGAATACTACGAGGTGAAGACCGGCGAAGTCCGCTCTACCAATAAGAAACAGTGCGTCAGGTACAATGAGATAATGCTGCACTGTATCAATATCCTGACTGAGTACCCATTTGCACTAGTTACCCATCCCGACCCGGACTCCTGGAAAATCGTCACAGCTGCAGATTTGAATACAAGAACTGCGAAGGAGTTCCTGTTCACCTATTATGCAGAGACTGCGAAAGCAGTTGCTGATCTAATCAAAGCTGAGTACAGCGTTGAAGAGCTCCAGGAAGTCTATGAGGATGTCCGTCCAAGAGGAGGCGCAATAGGTCGATGGCGTAACGCTGTCGATGAGAACGTGAATCTTCATCCCGTTGAGTTCATGTCCATCGCAGACCTGAAAGAAGTTATTCGAGGTAACGAGGACCTCCTCGATCAATTGGGGTTCTCCTCAAAGACTCAGTGTAAGAAGGCGTTCGACACTGTTGAGAAGTATCGAAACAAGGTGATGCACGGCAACAGAAGCGTGATTTCTAGCGAAGGGGATGTAAACGCACTCGTGGAATCACTTGAGATAGCCTGTAATATAGCGGTTGAAGCAGGTGGCGACGGCCCTGGATTAGATATTCCACCTTGATTCGCCACAGGTTGCTTCGTACTCTGAGTTCGCCAGAATGTCGGCTGTATCACTGAACGTCGGGCCCGGTTGAACAGGTTCTTTGTTACGGCCCACCATGCAGCGCCGCTGCCGCCCCCCATGTCGCACGCGACCGTCAATTTGAGTTAATGTTGTCGCCCAATATCCCATAGATCTCTCTGTGAAACAGCTGGTTAGGTAGGTGACTGGGCGCACGTAGTAAATCGAACCGGGAGTAAGCTCAATTAACCGAATGGAAGCCAGACTAGCATCACCCAGACAACAAGCGTATACATGGCATCGATAGCCACTGATCTTGCGTTCGTAGTGA
Encoded proteins:
- a CDS encoding DUF7558 family protein produces the protein MQQTLAGCAFCDAVPGTDVGEAHTWGKDERVTHPICVDCAIQSNPDPDERDHHACDSCGLVVDALAALTRFRVELGHLEGPLQLCARCSPDGPATYWTRDLGDHLVSEP
- a CDS encoding class I SAM-dependent methyltransferase, encoding MTDTERDCHGYTPMDYDSDSEADEVYQRCLSYLLAHAPIEPDDVVLDIGTGTGIVAFELASKCDHVIGRDIYDEWPRYAREKAEQRGIENVSFSHGSFREPNVDEPVDVVIASYALYMAYDEGGEDELRAAIGGLASLNSRCIVIADKMRFAPVQSPSDYETLPPMGTVADLLVDAGFTITDIEIITKSVGVIIATR
- a CDS encoding DUF6036 family nucleotidyltransferase; translation: MRRRFDSSYIRSELERIGQQLDNPLTVFLIGGGSMAFRGLKETTKDIDLIVSSGDDLSQLQAVLLELGYDIVREPDEEYEELGAQRIFENDDGCRIDVFNQQVIGKLILSPGIRERSERYLDPGNLVVELVSPEDIFLFKAVAGRVDDIEDMFSLMQTGLEFDVVEAELETQVELLEQELFVTYVNEALTDLTEQHNVTTPLHGPVAEITERVYEELEMLHALDEPKSVADLQQELDRSTADVQEIVIRLEEKDAVAVTDGRVERHSMTI
- a CDS encoding helix-turn-helix domain-containing protein encodes the protein MLTEGEVRALTALHGEQTVSDFATNLDRSLSYTSELVERLETAGLVETRRQGKTKRIRLSDAKALELLTNLTQQYSHIDWPELLSGAALRVCYYLDTPRTATELARRADVHRSTVHRTLAPLQHRGIVYQTDDGAYALNDGFEQLSVFARELAHHVHRQTVEAQTDTYTILWESLDEFLVQTPTEITDEHFIPTGPDQFQRYGLPLLARDRRYYLYSEATSELSPEMLCCHMLVIDSGPRTQSYCLLLLSHVDIDRGELLAQATKYGVDDVVDDLYTYLDTSGAQRTSRLPEWEDFQELADEYEVTP